From the Bacillus sp. 2205SS5-2 genome, the window CTTTAAATTAGCAACAAAAAAACTCAACAAGCAATGCTTGTTGAGTTTTTTAACGATCGTATCTCTTCATCCAACCGAGTCCCATTGAACCTTCGCCCAAATGAGTGCCGATGACCGGTCCGAAGGGACTAATCGAAAAGGCTACGGACGGGAGCTGAGCTTCTAATTCAGCTTGCCAAATTTCTGCTTCCTCTAACCGATTGGCATGGATAATGCTCGCTTGTAGTGGAATCCCTTTAAGCGCATCTTTTTCAAGTAATTCTACAATTCGCTTCATCGCTTTTTTACGAGTGCGAATTTTTTCAAAAGGAACAATGACTTTATTTTCAAAATGAAGGAGTGGCTTCACTTGCAACAGACTCCCAATGATTGCTTGGGCACTGGATAAACGGCCGCCACGTTGCAAATGAGTTAAATCATCCACCATAAAATATGCGCGGCTTGTTGATTTCAATTCATCTAATCGGGCTAAGATGGATTCCGGGTCTGCCCCTGCTGCTGCCATTGTTGCCGCTTCTAGACCATAGAAGCCTTGAACCATACAACTAACCTCAGAATCGTAAGCGAAAACGTCAACATCATCGATCATCTTGCCTGCCGCAACGGCTCCTTGGTACGTTCCGCTAATTCCGCTCGATAGGTGAATGGAAATAACAGCATCGTAATCCTTTGATAATCGCTCAAAAAGCTCAACGAATTGACCAATTGAAGGCTGCGAAGTCGTCGGAAGCTTTTCCGATTGCCGAACTTCTTCATAAAAAGCACTTACAGAAAGATCGACCTCTTCTTGATACGTTTCCCCATTAATCACTACACTTAACGGGATCATATGTATGTTGAGTTGTTCGCGCAATTCTTGCGGGATATACGCCGTGCTATCCGTAACAATTGCCGTTTTCATAGTATAACCGTCCTTATATTTTAAATTTATCAGCTACATCTGATAGAGATTGCTACGCTGTGTCTAGCTTATATTTTATAGCATATCTCTGCCGTTTGCACTCTTTTCAAGTGAAAAAACTATCAACACCAACCAATTTCTCTCAATTGAGGAAGCACAAGTAGAATGAACTAGACAAAAAAACCTTGGAAATATATCCACGCATATTATTAAATCAAAAAATGAGCGGAGTTCGCGTCAAATCACATTGACAAGCATCCGCTCATTAATCTATAACGATATACCTTTCAGTTCAAAATCTACTCTTCATCTGGTTGGAAGAAGATCGCGCTTACCTTCCAACCATCATCAGTTTTATGCATAATCGTTAGCTGTTTTCCTGAACGTTCTGCTGATTCTTCTGTATCAGGAACAACGGTTTTAGCTGATAGCTCAGCGTAGATATCCGCTTTTTCCCCTTGGAAATTAATAATCTTAACGTTTTCAGCCACTCTTTCACTATCGACACTGTCAAAAATTTGCGTGACCACTGTTCTCTGTTCTTCATAATTAAAGTTTAACGGTTCGTTCGATAGTGTATTCATATACCCTTCAACATCTTCGTTGTTGAAGGTGTCGATATACTGTTGAAAGTCAGTTAGTAGCTCTTCCTTCTCTTCAGCTGGCACTTCTGCCTCTGTCAAATCAGGAATATCCTCTAGCATCGTTCCTAACCCGCCAGTACTTGGTGCTGCTTCTTCAACTGGTTGCTGTTCTTGTTCCGTTACATTTTCTTTTTCATCTTCTGCGCAGCCTACCAATAACAGAGCGCTCATACTTATCCCTACCATCACAGTCTTCCATTGTTGTTTTTTCATAGTGTCACCCTTCTCTTTTGTCTACTGTTATTCATTTTAGAGAAAAATCAGCCAACTCTCAACACTTCTTTTAAAAAAGAAAAGCGCAAGGCGCCCGAAACCGGCGACCAGCATAAGACGAGCCGGCTGAAAGGTTGCTCTTTGACCTTTTGGACGGATTGGCTTATGACCTCGAGCCGGTGGCGCCTGGAGCTAGACACACAGAAATGCGCAAGGCGCCCGAAACCGGCGACCAGCATAAGACAAGCCGGCTAAAAGGTTGCTCTTTGACCTTTTGGACGGATTGGCTTATGACCTCGAGCCGGTGGCGCCTGGAGCTAGACACACAGAAAAGCGCAAGGCGCCCGAAAC encodes:
- a CDS encoding DegV family protein, which codes for MKTAIVTDSTAYIPQELREQLNIHMIPLSVVINGETYQEEVDLSVSAFYEEVRQSEKLPTTSQPSIGQFVELFERLSKDYDAVISIHLSSGISGTYQGAVAAGKMIDDVDVFAYDSEVSCMVQGFYGLEAATMAAAGADPESILARLDELKSTSRAYFMVDDLTHLQRGGRLSSAQAIIGSLLQVKPLLHFENKVIVPFEKIRTRKKAMKRIVELLEKDALKGIPLQASIIHANRLEEAEIWQAELEAQLPSVAFSISPFGPVIGTHLGEGSMGLGWMKRYDR